In Xylanibacter ruminicola 23, a single genomic region encodes these proteins:
- a CDS encoding bifunctional dihydroorotate dehydrogenase B NAD binding subunit/NADPH-dependent glutamate synthase, with the protein MNKIVRKEQFSEKVFLFEIEAPLIAKSRKAGNFVIVRVGKKGERMPLTIAGADIEKGTITLVVQMVGLSSKKLCALNVGDYVTDVVGPLGNPTKIENYGTVVCAGGGLGVAPMLPIIQALKAAGNRVLSVMAGRSKDLIILEDKVRESSDEVIIMTDDGSYGEKGVVTVGIEKFIEQEPHVDKVFAIGPPIMMKFSNLTAQKHNIPCEVSLNTIMVDGTGMCGACRLTIGGKTKFVCIDGPEFDGALVDWDEMFKRMGTFKREEQEELAHYEEHLDSLNAEEKAEAKGTDIKMDSDPTNDPIEVLTDRNAAWRDELRKSMKPKERTQIERVIMPELDPVYRATTRTEEVNIGLTKEMAMTEAKRCLDCAKPTCVEGCPVNINIPSFIKNIERGQFLAAAKVLKNTSALPAVCGRVCPQEKQCESKCIHLKMNEPAVAIGYLERFAADYERESGNISLPEIAPANGMKIAVVGSGPAGLSFAGDMVKKGYDVYVFEALHEIGGVLKYGIPEFRLPNKIVDVEIENLAKMGVHFQTDVIVGKTISVEQLEAQGFKGIFVGSGAGLPNFMNIPGENSINIMSSNEYLTRVNLMDAANPKTDTPLNPAKSVLVVGGGNTAMDSCRTAKRLGADVTLVYRRSEVEMPARLEEVKHAKEEGIKFLTLHNPIEYIADETGAVKQAVLQVMELGEPDASGRRSPVPVEGKTVTLDVDQVIVAVGVSPNPLVPKSIEGLELGRKNTIAVSEEMQSSRAEIFAGGDIVRGGATVILAMGDGRRAALNMDKHLRGEA; encoded by the coding sequence ATGAACAAAATCGTTAGAAAAGAGCAGTTCTCTGAGAAAGTATTTCTCTTCGAGATCGAAGCTCCACTGATTGCAAAGAGCCGTAAAGCCGGTAACTTTGTGATTGTGCGCGTAGGCAAGAAAGGTGAGCGCATGCCGCTGACCATCGCTGGCGCAGACATCGAGAAGGGTACCATCACGCTGGTTGTACAGATGGTGGGACTCTCATCTAAAAAACTCTGTGCCCTGAATGTGGGCGACTATGTGACCGACGTGGTTGGTCCATTAGGTAACCCCACTAAGATTGAGAACTACGGAACGGTAGTTTGCGCAGGTGGTGGACTGGGCGTTGCTCCTATGCTGCCCATCATCCAGGCCCTGAAGGCTGCTGGCAACCGTGTGCTCTCAGTAATGGCAGGTCGCTCAAAGGACCTGATTATCCTTGAGGATAAGGTACGCGAAAGTTCTGACGAAGTAATCATTATGACCGATGACGGTAGCTACGGCGAGAAGGGCGTAGTAACCGTTGGTATCGAGAAATTCATTGAGCAGGAGCCACACGTGGATAAGGTATTCGCCATCGGACCTCCAATCATGATGAAGTTCTCGAACCTCACCGCTCAGAAGCACAACATTCCTTGCGAAGTTAGCCTGAACACCATTATGGTTGACGGAACAGGTATGTGTGGCGCATGCCGACTCACTATCGGAGGCAAGACCAAGTTTGTTTGTATCGACGGTCCTGAATTTGATGGTGCTCTGGTTGACTGGGACGAGATGTTTAAGCGTATGGGCACCTTTAAGCGCGAAGAGCAGGAGGAGCTGGCCCACTACGAGGAGCATCTGGACAGTCTGAACGCCGAGGAGAAAGCCGAGGCTAAAGGTACCGACATCAAGATGGACAGCGATCCTACCAACGATCCCATCGAGGTGCTGACCGACCGCAATGCTGCTTGGCGCGATGAGCTCAGAAAGAGCATGAAACCAAAAGAGCGCACTCAGATTGAGCGCGTGATTATGCCTGAGCTCGACCCCGTTTATCGTGCTACCACACGTACCGAGGAGGTAAACATCGGACTTACCAAGGAGATGGCAATGACCGAGGCTAAGCGCTGTCTGGATTGCGCCAAACCAACCTGTGTTGAGGGCTGTCCTGTAAACATCAATATCCCATCGTTCATCAAGAACATCGAGCGCGGTCAGTTCCTGGCTGCTGCTAAGGTGCTGAAGAACACCTCTGCTCTGCCCGCTGTGTGCGGACGTGTTTGTCCTCAGGAGAAGCAGTGCGAGAGCAAGTGTATCCACCTGAAGATGAACGAGCCCGCTGTAGCCATCGGCTACCTGGAGCGTTTCGCAGCTGACTATGAGCGCGAGAGCGGCAACATCAGTCTGCCTGAGATTGCACCAGCCAACGGTATGAAGATTGCCGTAGTTGGTTCGGGTCCTGCCGGACTGAGCTTTGCTGGCGATATGGTGAAGAAAGGTTATGATGTATATGTATTTGAGGCATTGCACGAAATCGGTGGTGTGCTGAAGTACGGTATCCCCGAGTTCCGTCTGCCAAATAAGATTGTAGATGTAGAAATCGAGAATCTGGCTAAGATGGGCGTTCACTTCCAGACCGACGTGATTGTGGGTAAGACCATCAGCGTAGAGCAGCTTGAAGCTCAGGGCTTCAAGGGTATCTTCGTAGGTTCTGGTGCAGGTCTGCCTAACTTCATGAATATCCCTGGCGAGAACAGCATCAACATCATGTCAAGTAACGAGTACCTTACCCGTGTGAACCTGATGGATGCTGCCAACCCCAAGACCGATACTCCATTGAACCCCGCCAAGAGCGTGCTGGTTGTAGGTGGTGGTAACACCGCTATGGACTCATGTCGTACAGCCAAGCGTCTGGGTGCCGATGTTACTTTGGTATATCGTCGTAGTGAGGTTGAGATGCCAGCCCGACTGGAAGAGGTGAAGCATGCTAAGGAAGAGGGCATTAAGTTCCTCACCCTGCATAATCCTATCGAGTATATTGCCGACGAGACGGGTGCCGTTAAGCAGGCCGTTCTGCAGGTGATGGAGCTGGGCGAGCCCGATGCATCAGGTCGCCGCAGTCCTGTTCCCGTTGAGGGTAAGACCGTAACACTCGATGTTGATCAGGTGATTGTGGCCGTTGGCGTATCACCAAACCCACTGGTACCAAAGAGTATCGAGGGCCTGGAGCTGGGCCGCAAGAACACCATCGCTGTGAGCGAGGAGATGCAGTCGTCTCGTGCTGAGATCTTCGCTGGTGGCGACATCGTGCGTGGTGGTGCAACAGTCATCCTCGCTATGGGTGATGGCCGTCGTGCTGCATTGAATATGGATAAGCATCTGCGTGGAGAAGCTTAA